One window of the Eucalyptus grandis isolate ANBG69807.140 chromosome 6, ASM1654582v1, whole genome shotgun sequence genome contains the following:
- the LOC120294835 gene encoding cytochrome P450 734A1-like isoform X1: MPWLLVSVLLLILILLSKFTYSNLFTPLKLQRHFTRQGVRGPGYRPILGNMAEINRLFVEAQSKPMPFDHRFLHRVAPFYYHWGLKYERTYWFGSRPRLGISDPDMIKEVLTNTGRSYDQIKFNPQARELFGARHFWAGGREVGRSSLTRPLLWRGLSFPAVVSLWRWRRDGVKDTGLTARAVAQTVVAQHLRPTAWLGKEGHSMVACGNGEDGEW; the protein is encoded by the exons ATGCCATGGCTTCTGGTTTCAGTCCTCTTGCTAATCCTCATCCTCCTCTCGAAATTCACATACTCCAATCTCTTTACCCCGCTAAAGCTACAGCGCCACTTCACAAGGCAAGGCGTCCGGGGGCCCGGCTACCGTCCGATCCTTGGCAACATGGCAGAGATCAACCGCCTATTCGTGGAGGCTCAGTCGAAGCCCATGCCGTTCGACCACAGGTTCCTCCACAGGGTGGCTCCTTTCTACTACCACTGGGGCCTCAAGTATGAGAGGACTTATTGGTTCGGGTCGAGGCCTAGGTTGGGCATCTCGGACCCGGACATGATCAAGGAGGTCCTTACAAATACGGGCAGGTCATATGACCAGATCAAGTTCAACCCGCAGGCTCGAGAGCTGTTCGGGGCAAGGCATTTTTGGGCTGGTGGGCGAGAAGTGGGCCGTTCATCGCTAACCAGGCCTTTACTATGGAGAGGGTTAAG TTTTCCAGCGGTGGTGAGCTTGTGGCGATGGCGGCGTGACGGCGTCAAGGACACAGGGCTCACGGCTCGAGCGGTGGCACAAACAGTGGTGGCTCAGCACTTAAGACCCACGGCTTGGCTAGGAAAGGAGGGGCATTCGATGGTGGCTTGCGGCAATGGTGAGGACGGTGAATGGTGA
- the LOC104448741 gene encoding cytochrome P450 734A1, with amino-acid sequence MPWLLVSVLLLILILLSKFTYSNLFIPLKLQRHFTKQDVRGPGYRPILGNTAEINRLFAEAQLKPMPFDHRILHRVSPFFHNWSLKYGRTFVYWFGSRPRLGISDPDMIKEVLTNTGRLYDQFEFNPQARELFGQGLIGLVGEKWAFHRRIANQAFTMERVKGWIPEIVASAGKMLDTWDKMRGEREEFEVEVLKELQGLSADVISRTAFGKSFEEGKRIFALQEQQMHLFTQANQNIYIPGFRFLPTRKNRQRWRIEKEIRHAVLKLIENNLKSRENLSNFLALLTSSHEEERLGVEEVIDECKAFYFAGKETTAMLLTWALLLLAKHQEWQDKAREEVIRVSGKTGLPGAENLNELKIVTMVLNETLRLYSPAVTVTRQTLEDVQLGDLQIPAKTELYLAFSTVHRDPEMWGEDADEFNPARFTKPRNHLAAFLGFGLGPKTCVGQNLAMVEAKVVLAMLVRRFTFEVSPSYVHAPTHLVTLQPRYGAPIIFRRTHI; translated from the exons ATGCCATGGCTTCTGGTTTCAGTCCTCTTGCTAATCCTCATCCTCCTCTCGAAATTCACATACTCCAATCTCTTTATCCCGCTAAAGCTACAGCGCCACTTCACAAAGCAAGACGTCCGGGGGCCCGGCTACCGTCCGATCCTTGGCAACACAGCGGAGATCAACCGCCTATTTGCGGAGGCTCAGTTGAAGCCCATGCCGTTCGACCACAGGATCCTCCACAGGGTGTCTCCCTTCTTCCACAACTGGTCCCTCAAGTATGGGAGGACTTTTGTGTATTGGTTCGGGTCGAGGCCTAGGCTGGGCATCTCGGACCCGGACATGATCAAGGAGGTCCTGACGAATACTGGCAGGTTGTACGACCAGTTCGAGTTCAACCCACAGGCTCGGGAGCTGTTCGGGCAAGGCCTTATTGGGCTGGTGGGCGAGAAGTGGGCCTTTCACCGGCGGATCGCTAACCAGGCCTTTACTATGGAGAGAGTTAAG GGGTGGATCCCGGAGATCGTGGCGAGTGCGGGCAAGATGCTGGACACGTGGGACAAGATGcgaggagaaagagaggagtTCGAGGTGGAGGTGTTAAAGGAACTACAGGGGCTCTCGGCTGACGTCATCTCAAGGACTGCTTTCGGGAAAAGCTTCGAAGAGGGCAAGCGCATATTCGCCTTGCAGGAGCAGCAGATGCACCTCTTCACTCAAGCCAACCAGAACATTTACATTCCTGGCTTCAG GTTCCTACCGACTCGGAAGAACAGGCAGAGATGGAGAATAGAGAAGGAAATCCGGCACGCGGTCTTGAAGCTGATTGAGAATAACTTGAAATCGAGAGAGAATTTGTCCAATTTTCTCGCTCTCCTAACATCATCccacgaagaagaaagattaGGAGTGGAGGAAGTCATAGACGAATGCAAGGCTTTTTACTTCGCGGGAAAAGAAACGACGGCCATGCTTCTCACTTGGGCGCTTCTCCTCCTGGCGAAGCACCAGGAATGGCAGGACAAGGCCCGGGAAGAAGTGATCCGCGTCAGCGGGAAAACCGGGCTTCCGGGTGCTGAAAATCTGAACGAGCTCAAGATT GTAACGATGGTATTGAATGAAACACTTAGATTGTACTCTCCTGCGGTGACAGTGACGAGGCAAACCCTTGAAGATGTGCAGCTAGGAGACCTTCAAATTCCAGCAAAAACGGAGCTCTACTTGGCCTTCTCTACTGTGCATCGCGACCCCGAGATGTGGGGCGAAGATGCGGATGAGTTCAACCCAGCAAGATTCACGAAGCCCCGGAACCACCTGGCCGCGTTCCTCGGGTTCGGGCTCGGCCCCAAAACCTGCGTAGGCCAGAActtggccatggtcgaggccaaGGTTGTTCTGGCCATGCTGGTTAGGCGATTCACCTTTGAGGTGTCGCCTTCGTATGTTCATGCTCCGACGCATCTTGTGACCTTGCAGCCTCGGTACGGGGCGCCGATCATCTTCAGGAGGACTCATATTTGA
- the LOC120294835 gene encoding cytochrome P450 734A1-like isoform X2 yields the protein MPWLLVSVLLLILILLSKFTYSNLFTPLKLQRHFTRQGVRGPGYRPILGNMAEINRLFVEAQSKPMPFDHRFLHRVAPFYYHWGLKYERTYWFGSRPRLGISDPDMIKEVLTNTGRSYDQIKFNPQARELFGARHFWAGGREVGRSSLTRPLLWRGLSGGELVAMAA from the exons ATGCCATGGCTTCTGGTTTCAGTCCTCTTGCTAATCCTCATCCTCCTCTCGAAATTCACATACTCCAATCTCTTTACCCCGCTAAAGCTACAGCGCCACTTCACAAGGCAAGGCGTCCGGGGGCCCGGCTACCGTCCGATCCTTGGCAACATGGCAGAGATCAACCGCCTATTCGTGGAGGCTCAGTCGAAGCCCATGCCGTTCGACCACAGGTTCCTCCACAGGGTGGCTCCTTTCTACTACCACTGGGGCCTCAAGTATGAGAGGACTTATTGGTTCGGGTCGAGGCCTAGGTTGGGCATCTCGGACCCGGACATGATCAAGGAGGTCCTTACAAATACGGGCAGGTCATATGACCAGATCAAGTTCAACCCGCAGGCTCGAGAGCTGTTCGGGGCAAGGCATTTTTGGGCTGGTGGGCGAGAAGTGGGCCGTTCATCGCTAACCAGGCCTTTACTATGGAGAGGGTTAAG CGGTGGTGAGCTTGTGGCGATGGCGGCGTGA
- the LOC104448742 gene encoding cytochrome P450 734A1, with protein sequence MPWLLVSVLLLILILLSKFTYSNLFTPLKLQRHFTKQGVRGPGYRPILGNTAEIKRLFTEAQSKPMPFDHRILHRVAPFFHHWSLKYGRTFVYWFGSRPMLGISDPDMIKEVLTNTGRLYDQVEFNPQARELFGQGLVGLVGEKWAIHRRIANQAFTMERVKGWIPEIVASAAKILDTWDKMRGEREEFEVEVFKELQGLSADVISRTAFGSSFEEGKRIFALQEQQMHLFTQANQNIYIPGFRFLPTRKNRQRWRIEKEIRHAVLKLIENNLKSRENLSNFLALLTSSHEEERLGVEEVIDECKTFYFAGKETTAMLLTWALLLLAKHQEWQDKAREEVIRVSGKTGLPGAENLNELKIVTMVLNETLRLYPPVVTVTRQTLEDVQLGDLQIPAKTELYLAFSTVHRDPEMWGEDADEFNPTRFTKPRNHLAAFLGFGLGPKTCVGQNLAMVEAKVVLAMLVRRFTFEVSPSYVHAPMPLVTLQPRYGAPIILRRTHI encoded by the exons ATGCCATGGCTTCTGGTTTCAGTCCTCTTGCTAATCCTCATCCTCCTCTCGAAATTCACATACTCCAATCTCTTTACCCCGCTAAAGCTACAGCGCCACTTCACAAAGCAAGGCGTCCGGGGGCCCGGCTACCGTCCGATCCTTGGCAACACGGCGGAGATCAAACGCCTTTTCACAGAGGCTCAGTCGAAGCCCATGCCGTTCGACCACAGGATCCTCCACAGGGTGGCTCCTTTCTTCCACCACTGGTCCCTCAAGTACGGGAGGACTTTTGTATATTGGTTCGGGTCGAGGCCTATGCTGGGCATCTCGGACCCGGACATGATCAAGGAGGTCCTGACGAATACTGGCAGGTTGTACGACCAGGTCGAGTTCAACCCACAGGCTCGGGAGCTGTTCGGGCAAGGCCTTGTTGGGCTAGTGGGCGAGAAGTGGGCCATTCACCGGCGGATCGCTAACCAGGCCTTTACTATGGAGAGAGTTAAG GGGTGGATCCCGGAGATCGTGGCGAGTGCGGCCAAGATCCTGGACACGTGGGACAAGATGcgaggagaaagagaggagtTCGAGGTGGAGGTGTTTAAGGAACTACAAGGGCTCTCGGCTGACGTCATCTCGAGGACTGCTTTCGGGAGCAGCTTCGAAGAGGGCAAGCGCATATTCGCCTTGCAAGAGCAGCAGATGCACCTCTTCACTCAAGCCAACCAGAACATTTACATTCCTGGCTTCAG GTTCCTACCGACTCGGAAGAACAGGCAGAGATGGAGAATAGAGAAGGAAATCCGGCACGCGGTCTTGAAGCTGATTGAGAACAACTTGAAATCGAGAGAGAATTTGTCCAATTTTCTCGCTCTCCTAACATCATCccacgaagaagaaagattaGGAGTGGAGGAAGTCATAGACGAATGCAAGACTTTTTACTTCGCGGGAAAAGAAACGACGGCCATGCTTCTCACTTGGGCGCTTCTCCTCCTGGCGAAGCACCAGGAATGGCAGGACAAGGCCCGGGAAGAAGTGATCCGCGTCAGCGGGAAAACCGGGCTACCGGGTGCTGAAAATCTGAACGAGCTCAAGATT GTAACGATGGTATTGAATGAAACACTCAGACTGTACCCTCCTGTGGTGACAGTGACGAGGCAAACCCTTGAAGATGTGCAGCTAGGAGACCTTCAAATTCCAGCAAAAACGGAGCTCTACTTGGCCTTCTCTACTGTGCATCGCGACCCCGAGATGTGGGGCGAAGACGCGGATGAGTTCAACCCAACAAGATTCACGAAGCCCCGGAACCACCTGGCCGCGTTCCTCGGGTTCGGGCTCGGCCCCAAAACCTGCGTAGGCCAGAActtggccatggtcgaggccaaGGTTGTTCTGGCCATGCTGGTTAGGCGATTCACCTTTGAGGTGTCGCCTTCGTATGTTCATGCTCCGATGCCTCTTGTGACCTTACAGCCTCGGTATGGGGCGCCGATCATCTTGAGGAGGACTCATATTTGA
- the LOC120294835 gene encoding cytochrome P450 734A1-like isoform X3, with protein MPWLLVSVLLLILILLSKFTYSNLFTPLKLQRHFTRQGVRGPGYRPILGNMAEINRLFVEAQSKPMPFDHRFLHRVAPFYYHWGLKYERTYWFGSRPRLGISDPDMIKEVLTNTGRSYDQIKFNPQARELFGARHFWAGGREVGRSSLTRPLLWRGLS; from the exons ATGCCATGGCTTCTGGTTTCAGTCCTCTTGCTAATCCTCATCCTCCTCTCGAAATTCACATACTCCAATCTCTTTACCCCGCTAAAGCTACAGCGCCACTTCACAAGGCAAGGCGTCCGGGGGCCCGGCTACCGTCCGATCCTTGGCAACATGGCAGAGATCAACCGCCTATTCGTGGAGGCTCAGTCGAAGCCCATGCCGTTCGACCACAGGTTCCTCCACAGGGTGGCTCCTTTCTACTACCACTGGGGCCTCAAGTATGAGAGGACTTATTGGTTCGGGTCGAGGCCTAGGTTGGGCATCTCGGACCCGGACATGATCAAGGAGGTCCTTACAAATACGGGCAGGTCATATGACCAGATCAAGTTCAACCCGCAGGCTCGAGAGCTGTTCGGGGCAAGGCATTTTTGGGCTGGTGGGCGAGAAGTGGGCCGTTCATCGCTAACCAGGCCTTTACTATGGAGAGGGTTAAG TTAA